A window of Rosa rugosa chromosome 7, drRosRugo1.1, whole genome shotgun sequence genomic DNA:
ACAATGACGGTTTCTGGTTGCAATTGCTGCAAGAAAatcaattccaattgaatagaaAAACTGAAAGAGAGGTTTGATTATTACCTAGAGAAGATGATTGAGGCTTTGAGAGCTTCCCGTTCTCTTTCTAGTTctctgtgaagaagaagaaggcgctTAGCTTCTCAAACACATTACAGCTACCTCAAAACCCATTACATATACCTCAAACACAacccacaaaacccagaaacacaatCCAGAAACGAAATACCCATCACTCCATCAACAACTACCAGATTATCAGCAAATCATCGACTACCCAATACCCATCACTCCATCACAAACACCCATTGCAATATCGAAAACCAACAACGAAGGAATCTAAAACGCACTGAACATGAAGAGAATTTCAAGCAAAATTGAGAGGATAAAGATGAAAGTGATACCGTCGGGGTGGaaggagaaaagagaagaaggagGGGCAAGGCGGAGCTCCGGCGTGGACTGCGTCTTTGGCGGATCTGGTGAATTTGAGAAGATAGATGAGAGAACAGGTGTGCcaaaggaagaggaggaggaggatagCGGAGGCGAAAGCGGAGAAGGAGGAGAGTGGAGGCGGTGGCTGCAGCAGAGAGCAGTCGGGTGCTGGTCGGAGGTggaggatgaggaagaggaggacgGGTGTTCGTCGGGTGTCGTGGTGtctagggtttgagagagaattgtcgCGTGGAAACTGACTAAGTGTTGGAGCCAAATGAAATTTGTTCCCCTGCCTCATCAATTTTGTAACTTAGTCGTTTCCGCGCTTTCTCaaaattttgtaaaaaaaatataGACATCGGTCAAAAATGATAACTGATGTTAATTATACAAATAGAAATCGGATTTTCAAGAACTGATGTTAGAAATCTCTTTTACATTGCGTGAATTCCTGACTGATGTCTATGACATGATGTCTATTaacattattctagtagtgcaaTCAACAAGTAGTAATAACAATCAATTGATGCTCTTACCATGCCAATATGATTCTTCATGTTGGAAACATATCTCAGTTATTCAATGGGTCTGCAAGAAAAGATACACCTCATTATAAGATAACTTAGAGTGTATCCTCTACCTATCATTGCCACTGGTAAATATAGGTTACCCCTTCACTTAGACTACATCTCCTGGTTTTAAGCTTGCAAAATGCTGGCTCATTTTCCCTTCTGGATACACCTATATACAGTTTCGATAAAAGGAAAGAAACATGAAATATAGTCATGCCTTGACAACACCTTAATTAATAAGTCAAAATATCCCTTGGAATCTAGACCTGATATAGGAGTATACTTGGATATATAGTCACACCAGGTAAATTtagaattaaacaaataaaaattgagAACAACTAGAAAATTGCAAAGTAAAATCCCAATCAAGTTCCAAGAACAGTGAgttcataagacaactatgaaCATAAAGCCAATTGATTTTCTGGATTGGAAAGCACTATGAACATATTGCAAAAAAGTTATGTATAAAAGACATGCTATACAAAACACTCTTTCATGTGTGTAAATATTTATGCTGAAATGTAAATTTTGGGTTAAGGAAGAACATGGATTTTATGCAATCATAACacaaagaaaaggcaaaacTGATTATACAAAAAATGGATTGTGAAACCAGATTATGCTTTCCTTTTATACACAAATATATACTAGAATAACGTTGCtcttatgaaagtttttgaaAAATGCAGTTAGCAGTTTTCCTACACTGCAAGTACTTAGGCATTGCTATTTAAGTTTGGCTTGGAATGTAATCTAGTTTATTGAGTAATAGAAACCTTCCAATCTAACATAATTATGGAATCAGAGTGTgcgcgtgtgtgtgtgtaaccTTCTAGTATCCTTCCATCAAATCAGAGGACAAAAACTAAATGGAAAATCTTGGCTTTAATTAAAGTTGAGGTGAAAGAACAAAACTGTTTGGCTTTATGAAATTTGCTTTCAGTTTTAAGGTCAATTGAGAAATGATTAATTATGATCTGCTTTGAAATTAGGATGCCAAAATGTCAAATGTCAGTTTGAGTTTTCAGATCACACCGTGGTAGAACTTTGTATGTGCTAAAACCAACAACTAAGTAAAAGAGTGAAATGCCTGAATTTTGGTATGAGATGAACGCGAAACTGGCCTACCTAAGATCAAATCCATCACCTAGCTTTAGTCAGAAACAATTATCACTTGCAGAGGTACTACCTCTTAGTATGACCTATTGTAAAACCGATAAAAAAGATTAATGTAATAGTCCAATACAACTAAGACTAGGATCTGTAAAATTTCAATGCAACTAAGACTCTATCCCAATCTGTAGTGTAGAATGGGTTCAGTGAAAGCAATAATTTGGTGCATTTTTAGACATGGAAGAATAAGAGAAAGATTCATGAAAATATTTCCAGAGGAAAGGTGTATTGTAACTAGCAAGGTGCAAGCATCAACACTCATAGACAGCTCTACATGACACTGAATGGATTCGCATATGCAATCTTGCAAGAACGAAAATATCAAGATAGAGGTACAAATTCACAAAATGCattaatgaaaacaaaatttacATTTTGGTAGACACAAGCCATATATGACAACTATATTagcaataaaacaaaaaacatacaCTTACATTAACAAACAACCAAAGGAGAAGTAGAGAAGTCACAAAACTTGGCACAAAGGAGGCCTCCAAAAAACCTGATTATGTGGACAAGAACAAAAGTCTTTCTAAATATCCTTGTCTTTATGTTTGTTAGTTGCTGTGGTCTTCTAAGCCAAAAGCCCCTAGCTTGCATCTTTCCCCGACGTTAATCCTGCAAAATTCTTTTCAAATTTCAGAAACCGAAAATCTAAACAACCCGTAATTTACAAGATTATGAGCCCAAACAAATTATAACCAGAATACAAAATTATAATCCTAATTTTTACAAAAACCAACTTTCAATTCCAGATTTGTTAAAATCTTGCACAAATCTAACGTCAAAATTTGAAAACCCAAACCACAATTGGACCCAGAAACCATATAAGCAACGAAACACTACTGATACAAGATCTAGATCTGGGTTCAAGCTGTCCTcaccaaaaacagaaaaccacaatATGAAAGGGAAAAAACCTAAATCTGTGAAGAAAGCTCGAAACCCTAGACTCGGGCTCAAAGAATATTCCAAGAAATTGAAAGCAGAATCGcttaattgagagagagagagagagagatgtagaGATCTTACGAAATCAGAGAGAGCAATCGTCATAGTGTACGGAGtcgaagacgaagacgaagcCGAAGGTGAGAGGTTGCGGGGTGTTGGTAAGGTTTTTGGTCTTTGGTTATCTCTAAGCTGGAGAGGTAGAAAGTTATTTTGTCCAAGTGTTTCGGTTGTACACGAAGTCAAAACCCTAGTTAATTTGTCACAatgtctttctttttttttaattaatgcaTCAGACAACAAACACATCACAATATGTTGTCTGATCATGTACAACTTAAATTTCAGGTTAGGTTCCAAAGAGGGAAAGTTCCCGCGCTATGTGCAATGGTTTGGCACTAGGATAAACATGTTTCATTCAGACAAAACAAATAAAGTTTTTATGTTGTAGGATCCTTAAATCATGA
This region includes:
- the LOC133723719 gene encoding uncharacterized protein LOC133723719 produces the protein MRQGNKFHLAPTLSQFPRDNSLSNPRHHDTRRTPVLLFLILHLRPAPDCSLLQPPPPLSSFSAFASAILLLLFLWHTCSLIYLLKFTRSAKDAVHAGAPPCPSFFSFLLPPRRELEREREALKASIIFSRGLYRAYSADASKRLRSCIHWTLIL